One Acutalibacter muris DNA window includes the following coding sequences:
- a CDS encoding glutamyl-tRNA amidotransferase produces the protein MKKIAKNTQTTKLPMPGKVKRGFRLYCSMVLALAVLLGCSMTAFAAGDPIAVVNNLSDFIFGLIRAVGLILLGWGIVQVGLSLQSHDPSQRSNGFLTLAGGIVITFAKEILTLITG, from the coding sequence ATGAAGAAAATTGCTAAAAACACTCAGACCACAAAACTGCCCATGCCCGGTAAGGTAAAGAGAGGCTTCCGCTTGTACTGCTCTATGGTGCTGGCTCTGGCCGTACTGCTGGGCTGCTCCATGACGGCCTTTGCCGCTGGCGACCCTATCGCCGTGGTGAACAACCTGTCCGATTTCATCTTCGGCCTGATCCGTGCCGTGGGCTTGATTCTGCTGGGTTGGGGTATTGTGCAGGTCGGGCTTTCCTTGCAGAGCCACGACCCCAGCCAGCGCTCCAATGGCTTTCTGACTTTGGCAGGCGGCATTGTCATTACTTTTGCGAAGGAAATTCTGACCCTTATCACGGGCTAA
- a CDS encoding PrgI family protein, whose protein sequence is MEVKINREIRNYTESMFFGLSMRQFIFSILAIGVAVGLYFLLKPYMGTETVSWVCILGAAPFAALGFITYHGMTAEQFIWAWLKSELLEPRQIRFEANNIYYEALKDTLTKEENK, encoded by the coding sequence ATGGAAGTCAAAATTAACCGTGAGATTCGCAACTATACAGAGAGTATGTTTTTCGGCCTGAGTATGCGGCAGTTCATTTTCTCCATTTTGGCAATCGGCGTTGCCGTGGGGCTGTACTTCTTACTCAAGCCCTATATGGGTACAGAAACCGTGTCATGGGTGTGTATTCTCGGCGCGGCCCCATTTGCCGCACTGGGTTTCATCACCTACCACGGCATGACCGCCGAGCAGTTTATTTGGGCTTGGCTGAAATCGGAGTTGCTGGAACCCCGGCAGATACGGTTTGAAGCTAACAACATTTACTACGAAGCGCTGAAAGATACTCTGACAAAGGAGGAAAATAAGTGA
- a CDS encoding DUF3783 domain-containing protein gives MANNAHILLFHVEPLKATHIESLCKNLGIRTSRIKQADYSQKLAYLAGIPGFPREDIDYAGPEFPSEMMVFSNMADRLDQFLSEYKKAGIPPIGLKAVITPHNIFWSAADLYEELYKEHQAFQKK, from the coding sequence ATGGCGAATAACGCACATATCCTTTTATTCCATGTGGAGCCGCTCAAGGCCACGCATATTGAGAGCCTGTGCAAAAATCTCGGCATACGCACTTCCCGGATAAAGCAGGCGGATTACTCCCAAAAGCTGGCATATCTCGCCGGAATACCCGGCTTTCCCAGGGAAGATATCGACTATGCCGGGCCGGAGTTCCCCTCTGAGATGATGGTGTTTTCCAATATGGCAGATAGACTTGACCAGTTTTTGAGCGAATACAAAAAAGCAGGCATACCGCCCATCGGGCTGAAAGCCGTCATTACCCCGCACAATATATTCTGGAGCGCCGCAGATCTGTATGAGGAACTTTACAAAGAACATCAAGCGTTCCAGAAGAAATAA
- a CDS encoding DpnD/PcfM family protein, giving the protein MKTYEVTITETLQKTVEIEAGCHAEAEGLVRTAWKNGVHVLDADAFTGVDIKSVLKPRSRGHER; this is encoded by the coding sequence GTGAAAACCTATGAAGTTACCATCACGGAAACGCTGCAAAAGACCGTAGAGATCGAAGCGGGCTGCCATGCCGAAGCCGAAGGTTTAGTCAGAACAGCGTGGAAAAACGGCGTTCATGTGCTGGACGCGGACGCTTTTACCGGCGTGGATATCAAGTCGGTATTGAAGCCGCGCAGCCGGGGTCATGAACGCTGA
- a CDS encoding sensor histidine kinase has product MGRIKRTSLQMIFWKFLIILILGLLLSAAVPFLLLAFASSAGYVTYANNAEHSVQEISPIIAAAPDITKVAIPSYCEYLILDEDYNVLYTNMDTTEQEKVLEFAKTGENSDPTSRTQYQFIPRETEYCVLKYYVGSQYKNDWMQKHLPAPEILLLLLIGVNCIAVCVCLTIRYSRKLKIQLSPLIMATEQIQKQNLDFEVESSEISEYNAVLNSISEMKDSLKLSLEQQWKAEQSQREQIAALAHDLKTPLTVIQGNIDLMNETKLDDEQRLYAGYITESSEQIQVYIKTLIDISRTVTGYQLQVEKIDIADYMEQIEAQASALCITKEIRLNMETETDMGCFEADKLLLERAIMNVVNNALEYSPQRGTIYVETQRKENFLQVIITDEGAGFTNEDLRHAREQFFMGDHSRSSNMHFGMGLYITNSIVKQHNGELTLKNSDKTGGAEVTIKIPY; this is encoded by the coding sequence ATGGGAAGGATAAAACGGACTTCATTGCAAATGATTTTCTGGAAATTTTTAATTATTCTCATATTAGGATTGCTCTTATCGGCGGCAGTTCCTTTTTTGCTCCTTGCATTTGCTTCAAGTGCAGGGTATGTGACTTATGCTAATAATGCGGAACATTCCGTACAGGAAATATCGCCGATAATTGCGGCTGCACCAGATATTACAAAGGTTGCAATCCCTTCCTATTGTGAATATCTGATACTTGATGAAGATTATAATGTTCTCTATACAAACATGGATACAACGGAGCAGGAAAAGGTGTTGGAATTTGCAAAAACTGGAGAAAACAGTGACCCTACAAGCAGGACACAATACCAATTCATACCGAGGGAAACAGAATATTGCGTACTGAAATATTATGTGGGTTCGCAATATAAAAATGACTGGATGCAGAAACATTTGCCTGCTCCCGAAATATTATTATTGCTGTTGATAGGGGTAAATTGCATAGCGGTTTGCGTTTGTCTGACAATACGATATTCCCGAAAACTGAAAATTCAGTTATCTCCGTTGATTATGGCAACAGAACAAATACAGAAGCAAAATCTTGACTTTGAGGTAGAAAGCTCTGAAATCAGTGAATACAATGCTGTATTGAACTCTATTTCAGAAATGAAGGATAGCTTAAAATTATCTTTAGAACAACAATGGAAGGCAGAGCAATCACAAAGGGAACAAATAGCCGCACTTGCTCATGATTTAAAAACACCTTTAACTGTTATCCAGGGGAATATAGATTTAATGAACGAAACGAAACTTGACGATGAGCAACGATTATATGCAGGGTATATTACGGAAAGTTCGGAACAGATACAAGTATATATAAAGACTTTGATTGATATATCCCGTACAGTCACAGGCTATCAGCTTCAAGTAGAGAAAATTGATATAGCGGATTATATGGAACAAATTGAAGCACAGGCAAGTGCGTTATGTATTACAAAGGAAATTCGCTTAAACATGGAAACAGAAACGGATATGGGATGTTTTGAAGCGGATAAATTGTTGTTGGAACGGGCAATTATGAATGTTGTCAATAATGCCTTAGAATACTCCCCGCAAAGAGGAACAATATATGTGGAAACGCAGAGGAAAGAAAACTTTCTGCAAGTTATTATAACAGACGAGGGAGCTGGTTTTACGAATGAGGATTTGCGCCATGCAAGGGAGCAGTTTTTTATGGGCGACCACAGCCGAAGCTCTAATATGCACTTTGGCATGGGGCTTTATATCACAAACAGCATTGTAAAGCAACACAACGGGGAACTTACTCTTAAAAATTCCGATAAAACAGGCGGTGCAGAGGTTACAATAAAAATTCCATACTAG
- a CDS encoding helix-turn-helix domain-containing protein has product MKLDYRAIGKRIKIERIKADLTQERLSEKAGVSPAYMSNIETGSTRVSLTTMVAIANALGVIMDDLMCDNLVKCRVQFEQDIADTLADCDEFEIRMIADMAQALKDTLRRDAHLRSQL; this is encoded by the coding sequence ATGAAATTGGACTATAGGGCCATCGGCAAGCGCATCAAAATCGAGCGTATAAAAGCCGACCTCACCCAAGAGAGGCTGTCGGAGAAGGCAGGCGTTTCCCCGGCCTACATGAGCAATATCGAAACCGGCTCCACGCGGGTCAGCCTGACGACTATGGTGGCCATCGCCAACGCGCTGGGCGTTATCATGGACGACCTTATGTGCGACAACCTTGTGAAATGCCGTGTCCAGTTTGAACAGGATATCGCGGACACCCTCGCGGACTGCGACGAATTTGAGATTCGCATGATAGCGGACATGGCCCAGGCCCTCAAGGATACGCTTCGCAGGGACGCGCACCTGAGAAGCCAATTATAG
- a CDS encoding VirB4-like conjugal transfer ATPase, CD1110 family codes for MLKQDKERYSVPRKVQDFIPIRRIWSDGIFMVGSKFSKAYQFTDINYQVASREDKESMFLSYSELLNSLDSGATAKLTINNRRLNKANFEQSILMPMRGDERDVYRKEYNQMLLDKATGANGIMQEKYIIITVAKKDIEEARTYFSRVGADLISHFAALGSKCVEMNATERLRVLHDFYRAGEEAAFHFDAHDMMKKGHDYRDYICPDSIEKNSDHLKLGEKFCRVIFLKDYASYIKDIMVTELTDFNRNMMLSIDVLPIPTDEAVREVENRLLGVETNITNWQRRQNANNNFSAVVPYDMELQRKEAKEFLDDLTTRDQRMMFAVITMVLTADTKEQLDSDTEAVLAVARKHMCQLAALKFQQLDGLNTVLPIGTRKINAFRTLTTESLAVFMPFKVQEIQDKGGIYFGENAISHNLIMCNKENLLNQSAFLLGVPGSGKSFSAKEHITFLILNTEDDILICDPEGEFAPLVQAMGPETGSVIRVAAGGKDRLNAMYMVDGYGENNPIVEKSQFIMSLIEQIDKNGVGPQHKSIIDRCTAAVYQEAARNGTVPTLCTLREMLLKQPEEKAKEIALSLELFTTGSLDVFGHASTVDLDKRVLVFDIHDLGTQLKPTGLLVITDTILNRVTLNWKKGKRTHVFIDEFHVVFENEYSGAFFNSAWRQFRKRNAYPTAITQNVEYLLDSVQASTMLSNSEFIVMLNRAASDREKLARLLNIFGEQMSYITNADAGCGLIKYGSALVPFVNRFPKDTKLYQLMTTKPGEGVFGGESRE; via the coding sequence ATGTTAAAGCAGGACAAGGAGCGTTATAGCGTCCCCCGCAAGGTGCAGGATTTCATTCCCATCCGCCGCATTTGGAGCGACGGTATTTTCATGGTGGGCAGCAAGTTTTCCAAGGCATACCAGTTTACGGACATCAACTATCAGGTGGCCAGCCGGGAGGACAAGGAATCCATGTTCCTATCCTATTCTGAGCTGCTGAACAGCCTGGATTCTGGTGCAACTGCCAAGCTCACCATCAATAACCGCAGGCTGAACAAGGCCAATTTTGAGCAGTCCATTCTTATGCCCATGCGCGGCGACGAGCGGGACGTTTACCGCAAGGAGTACAATCAAATGCTGCTGGACAAGGCCACCGGCGCAAACGGTATCATGCAGGAGAAATATATCATTATTACCGTTGCCAAAAAGGATATCGAGGAGGCCCGCACCTACTTTTCCCGCGTAGGCGCTGACCTGATTTCCCACTTTGCGGCCCTCGGCTCCAAGTGCGTGGAGATGAATGCCACAGAGCGGCTGCGCGTTCTCCACGACTTCTACCGCGCCGGGGAAGAAGCGGCTTTCCACTTTGACGCGCATGACATGATGAAGAAAGGCCACGACTACCGCGATTATATCTGCCCGGATTCTATCGAAAAGAACAGCGATCACTTGAAACTCGGCGAGAAGTTTTGCCGGGTTATTTTTCTGAAAGATTACGCCAGTTATATCAAGGATATCATGGTGACGGAACTGACCGATTTTAACCGCAACATGATGCTGTCCATTGACGTTCTGCCCATTCCCACTGATGAAGCCGTGCGCGAGGTGGAGAACCGTCTGCTGGGTGTGGAAACCAACATCACCAACTGGCAGCGCAGGCAGAACGCCAACAACAACTTTTCCGCCGTTGTACCTTATGACATGGAACTCCAGCGCAAGGAAGCCAAGGAATTCCTGGACGACCTGACTACCCGCGACCAGCGTATGATGTTCGCAGTGATTACCATGGTGCTGACCGCCGACACCAAGGAGCAGCTCGACAGCGATACCGAAGCTGTCCTTGCCGTAGCCCGCAAGCATATGTGCCAACTCGCGGCACTGAAATTCCAGCAGCTTGATGGGCTGAATACGGTGCTGCCCATTGGGACAAGAAAAATCAACGCCTTCCGCACTTTGACCACCGAGAGCCTTGCGGTTTTCATGCCCTTTAAGGTGCAGGAGATTCAGGACAAAGGCGGCATTTATTTTGGGGAAAATGCGATTTCACACAATCTTATCATGTGCAACAAGGAAAATCTGCTGAACCAGTCGGCGTTTCTGCTGGGCGTACCCGGTTCTGGTAAGTCTTTCTCCGCAAAGGAACATATCACTTTCCTCATTCTGAATACCGAAGATGACATTCTCATTTGCGACCCCGAAGGCGAATTTGCCCCGCTGGTGCAGGCCATGGGGCCGGAAACCGGGAGCGTAATCCGTGTGGCGGCAGGAGGCAAAGACCGGCTCAATGCCATGTATATGGTGGACGGTTACGGCGAGAACAACCCCATTGTGGAGAAATCACAGTTTATCATGTCGTTGATTGAACAGATAGACAAGAATGGCGTTGGCCCGCAGCACAAGTCCATTATTGACCGCTGCACCGCCGCTGTGTATCAGGAGGCCGCGCGTAACGGCACGGTTCCCACTCTCTGCACTTTGCGGGAAATGCTGCTCAAACAGCCGGAGGAAAAAGCCAAGGAGATCGCACTGTCTTTGGAACTGTTCACCACAGGTTCCTTGGATGTGTTCGGCCACGCAAGCACCGTAGACTTGGACAAGCGGGTGTTGGTCTTTGATATCCACGACCTGGGGACGCAGCTCAAGCCCACGGGCCTGCTGGTCATTACTGATACCATTCTCAACCGCGTTACGCTGAACTGGAAGAAAGGCAAGCGCACTCATGTTTTTATAGATGAATTTCACGTTGTATTCGAGAACGAGTATAGCGGCGCTTTCTTTAACTCCGCATGGCGGCAATTCCGCAAGCGCAACGCATATCCCACAGCCATCACGCAAAACGTGGAATATCTGCTGGATTCTGTGCAGGCCAGCACCATGCTTTCTAACTCGGAGTTTATTGTCATGCTGAATCGGGCTGCAAGCGACCGGGAAAAGCTGGCACGGCTGCTGAATATTTTCGGCGAGCAGATGAGCTATATCACCAACGCCGATGCCGGGTGCGGGCTTATCAAGTACGGCTCGGCGCTGGTGCCGTTTGTCAACCGTTTTCCGAAAGATACAAAGCTATATCAGCTTATGACCACGAAGCCCGGTGAAGGCGTTTTTGGAGGTGAAAGTCGTGAGTGA
- a CDS encoding lantibiotic immunity ABC transporter MutG family permease subunit — translation MGTVLRCVRADYLKAKRSMLNVIYIIVPLILALAFAGYFHISSWNRTLKISAFFEMLGIIYPFLVGIIVGIIAQRESQAGHYQFILSTVSSRTHIYIGELCFLLINSLLFYTLAVGSFALMFPFTSISGYVQVIGLLLLSSTPIYQIHFLCAFIFGKSASMGLGIAGSLLSAIMLTGLGDVCWQYIPWAWSVRFMDFWLLATTNKDAYLQSCSTFYVGIIINIVAILVLFAVSIMWIRLWDGGKEND, via the coding sequence ATGGGAACAGTATTAAGATGTGTCAGAGCAGATTATCTAAAAGCAAAGCGTTCTATGTTGAATGTTATTTATATAATCGTGCCTCTTATACTTGCTTTGGCATTTGCAGGCTATTTTCATATTTCGAGTTGGAACAGAACACTTAAAATAAGTGCTTTCTTTGAAATGCTGGGCATAATATATCCTTTTCTAGTTGGAATTATTGTGGGAATTATTGCCCAGCGGGAAAGTCAGGCAGGTCATTATCAATTTATACTTAGTACTGTTTCTTCAAGAACGCACATTTATATAGGGGAACTATGTTTTCTGCTGATAAATTCTTTGCTATTTTATACACTTGCAGTCGGCAGTTTTGCCCTTATGTTTCCGTTTACTTCTATAAGCGGATATGTGCAGGTTATAGGGCTTCTGCTTTTATCTTCTACACCTATATACCAAATACATTTTTTGTGTGCTTTTATATTTGGTAAAAGTGCTTCTATGGGGCTTGGAATTGCGGGCAGCTTACTATCTGCGATTATGCTCACAGGTTTAGGAGATGTATGCTGGCAGTATATTCCGTGGGCATGGAGCGTTCGGTTTATGGATTTCTGGCTTCTTGCGACTACGAACAAGGATGCTTATTTGCAGAGTTGCAGTACCTTCTATGTTGGAATTATAATAAATATCGTAGCCATACTTGTGCTATTCGCTGTTAGCATTATGTGGATTAGACTATGGGATGGAGGGAAAGAAAATGATTAA
- a CDS encoding DUF6664 family protein, whose amino-acid sequence MSDTYMDLAARLEDSFPEIENEIILDLRENNEDYMALLNKISGIENENAFIGQALNGSGEVHLTAEEHKVLTEYLRLRFNLDDMERLQIYFRGHTDAVAYLKKIKAL is encoded by the coding sequence ATGAGCGACACATATATGGATTTGGCTGCACGGTTGGAGGATTCTTTTCCGGAGATTGAGAATGAGATCATCTTGGATTTGCGGGAGAATAACGAGGATTATATGGCCCTGCTGAATAAAATTTCTGGCATAGAGAACGAGAACGCCTTTATTGGTCAGGCGCTTAATGGAAGTGGGGAAGTCCATTTGACAGCCGAGGAACACAAGGTTCTGACCGAGTATCTTCGGCTTAGGTTCAACTTGGACGATATGGAGCGGCTGCAAATCTATTTTAGGGGGCATACGGACGCGGTAGCCTATTTGAAGAAGATAAAGGCCCTCTGA
- a CDS encoding NisI/SpaI family lantibiotic immunity lipoprotein, which translates to MLNDTLPKYELNVADYNEISFDNKTYIITEKTISYSELEEEIGQVSQNITTVEGNKLRYGYVYNIDETTDIAVNINEKYYIAELAE; encoded by the coding sequence ATGTTGAATGACACTCTGCCCAAATACGAACTGAATGTTGCTGATTATAACGAGATAAGTTTTGACAATAAGACATATATCATTACTGAAAAGACAATCTCATATTCAGAGTTAGAGGAAGAAATCGGGCAGGTTTCTCAAAACATTACAACGGTTGAGGGAAATAAATTGCGATATGGATATGTTTATAATATTGATGAAACAACAGATATTGCGGTAAACATCAATGAGAAGTACTATATTGCAGAATTAGCAGAATGA
- a CDS encoding lantibiotic immunity ABC transporter MutE/EpiE family permease subunit produces the protein MKEYVSSEWIKHKRTFAIKLVILAPVITLLMNVFAPMWYQQNSFNWWYVLLFPGFLTLLCTMCEQRDGGKLKYRSLIPLPIKLKNAWIAKAIVILILDIIANFIFLGLNMLGGIAVYFIYEIPISISLFQAAAGIFCIIVASMWEIPICLWLSKKIGAFATVVINAGIGSALGVIFANTKYWIFCPYSWMPRLMVPTIGILPNGVPVSEEAGNLPVSLVMVILALLLSVILFSALIRLGAKGFSRQEVR, from the coding sequence ATGAAAGAATATGTATCTTCCGAATGGATAAAGCACAAACGGACTTTTGCAATAAAACTCGTTATTCTCGCCCCTGTTATTACCCTGCTTATGAATGTGTTTGCACCAATGTGGTATCAGCAAAACTCATTTAACTGGTGGTATGTTTTGCTTTTCCCTGGATTTCTCACTTTGCTTTGCACGATGTGTGAACAACGGGATGGCGGAAAGCTGAAATACAGAAGTCTTATCCCGCTGCCTATAAAACTTAAAAATGCGTGGATTGCAAAGGCAATCGTCATATTGATTTTGGATATTATAGCGAATTTCATTTTTTTAGGGTTGAATATGCTTGGCGGTATAGCGGTTTACTTTATTTATGAAATCCCAATTAGTATATCGCTATTTCAAGCTGCGGCAGGTATTTTTTGTATTATCGTAGCTTCTATGTGGGAAATTCCAATATGTTTGTGGCTGTCGAAAAAGATTGGTGCATTTGCGACGGTTGTAATAAACGCAGGAATAGGCTCAGCCTTGGGCGTAATATTTGCAAACACAAAATACTGGATTTTTTGTCCGTATAGTTGGATGCCACGCTTAATGGTTCCAACAATCGGTATTTTGCCAAATGGAGTGCCTGTTTCTGAAGAAGCAGGAAATTTGCCAGTATCATTGGTTATGGTTATTTTAGCATTGCTGCTTTCTGTAATACTATTTTCAGCTTTAATAAGGCTTGGTGCAAAAGGATTTTCACGGCAGGAGGTAAGATAA
- a CDS encoding response regulator transcription factor, translated as MARLLVIDDEKAILDLVKNGLEKDGHIVTVCESVADVTINALKNYDLILLDIMMPDVDGFMFCKKIRGIVDCPILFLTAKVMETDIIYGLGIGADDYITKPFRIGELRARVTAHLRRERREHHNTLGFEQEIKFDLSSKELFIKGKKVDLTKSEYEICEYLARNRGQVFTREQIYEAVFGFDGNSDNSTIATHIKNIRSKLAGYGVTPINTVWGVGYRWEG; from the coding sequence TTGGCACGATTGCTAGTAATTGATGATGAGAAAGCCATTCTTGACTTAGTTAAGAATGGCTTGGAAAAGGATGGACATATCGTTACTGTATGCGAAAGCGTGGCAGATGTTACAATAAATGCTTTAAAGAATTATGATTTGATTTTGCTAGATATTATGATGCCAGATGTTGACGGATTTATGTTTTGCAAAAAAATCCGAGGAATTGTAGACTGCCCTATTCTATTTCTCACAGCAAAAGTAATGGAAACAGACATTATCTACGGATTAGGAATAGGTGCTGATGATTACATTACAAAGCCTTTCCGAATAGGCGAATTACGAGCCCGTGTTACTGCCCACCTGCGTCGGGAAAGACGGGAGCATCATAATACATTAGGATTTGAACAGGAAATCAAGTTTGATTTATCTTCAAAGGAACTTTTTATTAAAGGTAAGAAAGTTGACCTAACCAAAAGCGAGTATGAAATATGTGAGTATTTAGCCAGAAATAGAGGGCAGGTATTTACAAGAGAGCAGATTTATGAAGCTGTTTTTGGATTTGACGGTAACAGCGACAATTCAACGATTGCAACACATATAAAGAATATTCGCAGCAAGTTGGCAGGATATGGTGTTACTCCGATTAACACAGTCTGGGGGGTAGGATATAGATGGGAAGGATAA
- a CDS encoding lantibiotic protection ABC transporter ATP-binding protein has product MMDFILKTTNLCKSFGKHSAVTDVSIHVRENSVYGLLGPNGAGKSTILKMVTGMLHPTKGTIEFANHSWSRQDLMHIGALIENPPLYENLTAYENLKVRTILLGLPEQRINEVLELVDLQNTGKKKAGQFSMGMKQRLGIAVALLNNPSLLILDEPTNGLDPIGIGELRNLIRLFPQRGITVILSSHILSEVQLIADDIGIIANGRFGYEGKMQHSENLEELFLKVVEESREVM; this is encoded by the coding sequence ATTATGGATTTCATATTGAAAACAACAAATCTTTGCAAGAGCTTTGGAAAACATTCCGCTGTAACAGATGTGTCAATTCATGTACGGGAAAATAGCGTATACGGATTATTAGGTCCGAATGGAGCAGGAAAATCTACAATCTTAAAGATGGTAACAGGTATGCTTCATCCTACCAAGGGTACGATTGAATTTGCCAATCACTCATGGAGCAGACAGGATTTAATGCATATCGGAGCTTTGATAGAAAATCCCCCGTTATATGAAAACTTGACGGCGTATGAAAATTTAAAAGTAAGGACTATTTTGTTGGGGTTGCCAGAGCAGCGTATCAATGAAGTGTTGGAGCTTGTGGATTTACAAAACACAGGAAAGAAAAAGGCAGGACAATTTTCAATGGGAATGAAACAGCGGTTAGGCATTGCGGTTGCATTGCTAAACAATCCGTCTTTACTAATTCTCGATGAACCGACAAATGGATTAGACCCGATTGGCATCGGAGAGCTACGAAACTTAATCCGTCTATTTCCACAAAGAGGAATAACGGTTATATTGTCAAGCCACATTCTTTCAGAAGTGCAGCTTATTGCAGATGACATAGGTATCATTGCAAACGGCAGGTTTGGATATGAAGGTAAAATGCAGCATAGCGAAAACCTTGAGGAATTGTTTCTTAAGGTCGTTGAAGAAAGCAGGGAGGTAATGTGA
- a CDS encoding plasmid mobilization protein: MNSRNIEIKVRLNRKEAESLNKRVRKSRLSREAYLRHLINGSVPRDAPPPDYFSMMRELYRVGNNLNQIAQKAHTLNVLDVQRYDASVREFESAVKKITEAVVLPRPME, encoded by the coding sequence TTGAACAGCAGGAATATCGAAATCAAGGTGCGACTCAACCGCAAAGAAGCGGAATCGCTGAATAAGCGCGTCCGCAAAAGCCGCCTGTCCCGTGAAGCATATCTGCGCCACCTTATCAATGGCAGCGTCCCCCGCGACGCTCCCCCGCCTGATTACTTCTCAATGATGAGGGAACTGTACCGGGTAGGCAATAATCTGAATCAGATCGCGCAGAAGGCCCACACGCTGAATGTGCTGGACGTGCAGCGGTACGACGCCAGTGTGCGGGAGTTTGAATCAGCGGTGAAAAAGATCACGGAGGCTGTTGTCCTGCCCCGTCCCATGGAGTAG
- a CDS encoding DUF3991 and TOPRIM domain-containing protein — protein sequence MPYIPPETVSKAREMDLLTYLRNYEPEELVHFGGSTYCTREHDSLKISNGKWCWFSRGIGGTSALDYLIKVKDVPFLEAVERITGQAAIQPPVFASRTKQEKPKVLLLPKASQNSDRVIDYLAGRGIDQELISFCVQSGRLYESEPYHNAIFIGLDKDGKARYANLRGIGSDFIGDANGSDKRYSFGIPAAVQSDTLHLFESAIDLLSFGTLLKMEGIDWRRDNLLSLAGVYKPRNRVEDSTLPAALKQYLSDNPHIQRVFLRMDNDPAGRLAAHTIQTLLAKQYGLASTTRFPPRGKDYNDYLCIRRGLAITKRKERRKER from the coding sequence ATGCCATATATTCCACCCGAAACCGTGTCCAAGGCCCGCGAGATGGACTTACTCACCTATCTGCGCAACTACGAGCCGGAGGAACTGGTACACTTCGGCGGCAGCACCTACTGCACCCGGGAGCATGACAGCCTGAAAATCTCCAACGGCAAGTGGTGCTGGTTCTCGCGGGGGATCGGCGGCACGTCGGCGCTGGACTATCTGATAAAAGTGAAAGATGTACCCTTTCTGGAGGCGGTGGAGAGGATAACAGGGCAGGCGGCAATTCAGCCGCCTGTTTTTGCGTCCAGAACTAAGCAGGAAAAGCCAAAGGTGCTGCTGCTCCCCAAAGCCAGTCAGAACAGTGACCGTGTAATAGATTATCTGGCTGGGCGCGGGATAGACCAGGAACTTATCAGTTTCTGTGTACAGTCAGGGCGGCTCTATGAAAGTGAACCATACCACAATGCGATTTTTATTGGACTGGATAAAGACGGTAAGGCCCGGTATGCCAATCTGCGGGGTATCGGCTCAGACTTCATCGGCGATGCCAACGGCAGCGACAAGCGGTACTCCTTTGGGATTCCTGCCGCCGTTCAGAGCGACACCCTCCACCTGTTTGAATCGGCCATCGACCTGCTATCCTTCGGTACGCTCCTAAAGATGGAGGGTATCGACTGGCGGCGAGATAACTTGTTGTCGCTGGCCGGTGTATACAAGCCGCGAAACCGGGTAGAGGATAGCACCCTGCCCGCCGCGCTGAAACAGTACCTTTCAGACAATCCCCACATTCAAAGGGTGTTCCTGCGCATGGACAATGACCCTGCCGGACGGCTGGCGGCTCATACCATTCAGACGTTACTCGCAAAGCAGTATGGCCTTGCCAGCACGACCCGGTTCCCGCCCCGGGGCAAGGACTATAACGATTATCTCTGTATCCGGCGCGGCCTCGCCATCACCAAGCGCAAAGAGAGGAGGAAAGAGCGGTGA